The following proteins are co-located in the Dietzia timorensis genome:
- a CDS encoding putative glycolipid-binding domain-containing protein produces the protein MTSPADTTGDVDDAASAGPQVFTWFSSDGARVEQARIAPTGSELRVRGRLVEAGTPERPAFTLTYDVVVDDEGQAREIALESERAEDSRSLTLRYDGGDAWLATTGAGESERIGTSGVTEVLIAGSMAFFSLAVRANGLHRAPDEVSRTALSVEAYDLAVSDTPMSFRSDDSMVHGITGEAATSAHVDAEGFVLDVPGSIERR, from the coding sequence GTGACTTCCCCAGCTGACACCACCGGAGACGTAGACGACGCCGCTTCCGCCGGACCACAGGTCTTCACCTGGTTCTCGTCGGATGGGGCGCGCGTGGAGCAGGCGCGCATCGCGCCCACGGGTTCCGAGCTCCGCGTGCGCGGCCGCCTCGTCGAGGCCGGCACCCCCGAGCGCCCGGCGTTCACCCTCACCTACGACGTCGTGGTCGACGACGAAGGCCAGGCGCGCGAGATCGCCCTCGAATCCGAGCGTGCGGAGGATTCCCGCTCGCTCACCCTGCGGTATGACGGCGGAGATGCCTGGCTCGCAACGACCGGCGCAGGCGAGTCGGAGCGAATCGGTACGTCCGGCGTCACCGAGGTTCTCATCGCCGGCTCGATGGCCTTCTTCTCCCTGGCCGTTCGGGCGAACGGCCTGCACCGGGCCCCGGACGAGGTCTCGCGCACCGCGCTGTCCGTCGAAGCGTACGACCTCGCCGTCTCCGACACCCCGATGTCCTTCCGCAGCGACGATTCGATGGTGCACGGGATCACCGGCGAGGCGGCGACCTCCGCCCACGTCGACGCCGAGGGCTTCGTCCTCGACGTGCCCGGTTCCATCGAGCGCCGCTAG
- a CDS encoding CoA transferase, which translates to MTSRPLEGIAVVSLATNLPGPAATAGLVRLGANVIKVEPPAGDAMSMAAPAYYGELAAGQEIVIADLKTTEGQEQLASRLDDADVLITSSRPSALTALGMSWSEIHERHPQLIQVAIVGYPGADAEVPGHDLTYQAANGTIDGRSLPRILVADLAGGERAAAAAMAGLIERGRTGAGSYVEVALSDVATDFSAPHRHGLTSPGGLLGGGIAQYNVYPSADGFVALAALESHFWAYLCEGLGVPADSSTEDLELIFAENTSSHWSDWARERDIPLVPCGSNL; encoded by the coding sequence ATGACGTCCCGACCCCTGGAGGGTATCGCCGTCGTCAGCCTGGCGACGAACCTCCCGGGCCCCGCCGCCACGGCCGGCCTGGTCCGGCTGGGCGCCAACGTGATAAAGGTCGAGCCGCCCGCAGGTGACGCGATGAGCATGGCGGCACCGGCGTACTACGGCGAACTCGCTGCCGGCCAGGAGATTGTGATCGCCGACCTGAAGACAACGGAGGGACAGGAGCAGCTGGCGTCCCGCCTCGACGACGCGGACGTGTTGATCACCTCGTCGCGCCCATCGGCACTAACTGCCCTCGGAATGTCGTGGAGCGAGATACACGAGAGGCACCCGCAGTTGATCCAGGTCGCTATCGTGGGCTATCCCGGCGCGGACGCGGAGGTTCCCGGACACGATCTCACTTATCAGGCTGCCAATGGCACGATCGACGGTCGGTCTCTACCGCGCATCCTTGTCGCTGATCTGGCTGGAGGGGAACGTGCGGCTGCCGCGGCGATGGCCGGTCTGATCGAACGCGGGCGGACCGGCGCGGGGAGTTACGTGGAGGTCGCGTTAAGCGACGTCGCCACGGACTTCAGCGCCCCGCACCGACATGGACTGACGAGTCCCGGCGGACTGTTGGGCGGCGGGATCGCCCAATACAACGTGTATCCGTCGGCAGATGGGTTTGTCGCCCTAGCGGCTCTTGAAAGTCACTTCTGGGCTTACCTTTGTGAGGGCCTGGGCGTTCCCGCCGATTCGTCGACCGAAGATCTCGAACTCATTTTTGCCGAGAACACATCGAGCCACTGGTCCGATTGGGCACGCGAGAGGGATATCCCTCTTGTTCCCTGTGGCTCCAACCTCTAG
- a CDS encoding prephenate dehydrogenase: protein MDTFRSDADQHEHGRTLADARRAAGPVCVLGLGLIGGSLLRCLDAHPAANGSAAAAAGTPRAFGWNRSPATVDAARAAGHDASADLSATLERARDEDALVVVGVPMPAVAPVLAEIARIHPGAQLTDVVSVKGPVRDAVRAAGLDAGYVGSHPMAGTNSTGWSATDPELFAGSRWVITSDGGGAESTWRRVAALGSSTGSRLVALPSDEHDRAVARISHLPHVLAEALAVAGREGGDAALALGAGSFRDGTRVAGTPPDLVRAICEPNAAALEVVLAEAVEELGASLEQLRRTGSLGDLVDRGSAGRAAFEARQGEAGGAPLDITIGAQGWLDAAVAAGRRGQEISVAF from the coding sequence GTGGATACTTTCCGAAGCGATGCGGACCAGCACGAACACGGCCGAACTCTCGCGGATGCGCGGCGGGCGGCGGGCCCGGTGTGCGTCCTCGGTCTTGGCCTGATCGGCGGTTCGCTGTTGCGCTGCCTCGATGCCCACCCGGCCGCGAACGGCTCCGCCGCAGCAGCCGCGGGCACGCCGCGAGCGTTCGGCTGGAACCGCTCTCCTGCGACCGTCGACGCCGCTCGCGCCGCCGGGCACGACGCGAGCGCGGACCTCTCGGCGACCCTGGAGCGCGCACGCGACGAGGACGCGCTCGTCGTCGTGGGAGTGCCCATGCCCGCCGTCGCGCCCGTTCTCGCCGAGATCGCACGGATCCACCCAGGGGCGCAGCTCACCGACGTCGTCAGCGTGAAGGGCCCGGTGCGCGACGCGGTGCGCGCCGCCGGACTGGACGCGGGCTACGTCGGTTCCCACCCCATGGCCGGCACGAATTCCACCGGCTGGTCCGCGACGGACCCCGAGCTTTTCGCGGGGTCCCGTTGGGTCATCACCTCTGACGGCGGAGGCGCCGAGTCCACCTGGCGGCGCGTCGCCGCGCTCGGTTCTTCGACCGGATCGCGCCTCGTGGCGCTGCCTTCGGACGAGCACGATCGCGCCGTCGCGAGGATCTCCCACCTGCCGCACGTTCTCGCCGAGGCACTTGCGGTCGCCGGCCGGGAGGGCGGGGACGCCGCACTGGCGCTGGGTGCCGGATCGTTTCGCGATGGGACGCGGGTCGCGGGGACTCCGCCGGACCTCGTGCGCGCGATCTGCGAACCGAACGCCGCGGCGCTCGAGGTGGTACTCGCCGAGGCCGTCGAGGAACTGGGCGCCTCTCTAGAACAGCTGCGGCGGACGGGCTCCCTCGGCGACCTGGTCGACCGCGGATCGGCCGGCCGCGCGGCCTTCGAGGCCCGGCAGGGCGAGGCCGGCGGGGCGCCGCTGGATATCACCATCGGCGCGCAGGGGTGGCTCGATGCGGCAGTGGCCGCGGGGCGCCGCGGGCAGGAGATCTCGGTCGCGTTCTAG
- a CDS encoding acyl-CoA dehydrogenase family protein — protein MFEMTPYESPWMDGELGSLRDMAREFFKRESVPNQERWAEQHQVDRDFWRKAGDSGLLCMSIPEEYGGGGGTFAHEAVVLEEQASAGDDAFGNSVHSGIVAHYVLKYGTEEQKHAWLPKLASGELVGAIAMTEPGAGSDLQALKTKAELDGDHYAVNGAKTFITNGSHANFIIVVVRTGGEGGGGLSLLGVETDDLKGFSRGRVLDKIGMPGQDTRELFFDDMRVPAENILGGEAGVGAGFIQLMEQLPQERLIIAVAATAATELALAETIAYTKERQAFGREVIKFQNTRFVLAECLMETRSTRTFVDWCIQQHLEGRLDPATASMAKAHATEKQCEVTDRCLQLFGGYGYMREYPIARMYAGARVQKIYGGTNEIMKELIARSL, from the coding sequence ATGTTTGAGATGACTCCGTACGAATCGCCCTGGATGGACGGCGAACTCGGTTCGCTTCGGGACATGGCCCGTGAGTTCTTCAAGCGTGAGTCGGTTCCCAATCAAGAGCGCTGGGCCGAGCAGCATCAGGTGGATCGGGATTTCTGGCGGAAGGCGGGCGATTCGGGCCTACTGTGCATGTCCATCCCCGAAGAATACGGCGGCGGTGGCGGCACGTTTGCCCATGAGGCCGTGGTCCTCGAGGAGCAAGCTTCCGCCGGCGACGACGCTTTCGGAAATAGCGTCCACAGTGGAATCGTTGCTCACTACGTCTTGAAGTACGGCACGGAGGAGCAAAAGCACGCGTGGCTGCCCAAGCTCGCCTCCGGTGAGCTCGTCGGCGCAATCGCCATGACCGAACCCGGCGCGGGCTCCGATCTGCAGGCGCTGAAGACGAAGGCTGAACTCGACGGGGATCACTACGCCGTTAATGGGGCGAAGACGTTCATCACGAACGGCAGCCACGCCAACTTCATCATCGTGGTCGTGCGCACCGGAGGCGAGGGCGGCGGAGGCCTCTCGCTCCTCGGCGTCGAGACCGACGACCTAAAGGGTTTCTCGCGGGGTCGGGTCCTCGACAAAATTGGCATGCCCGGGCAGGACACGCGTGAGCTCTTCTTCGACGACATGCGCGTGCCCGCCGAGAATATTCTCGGCGGCGAGGCCGGTGTGGGCGCCGGCTTCATCCAACTGATGGAACAGCTGCCTCAGGAGCGTCTCATCATCGCGGTCGCGGCGACCGCGGCAACGGAATTGGCGCTCGCCGAAACCATCGCGTACACCAAGGAGCGCCAGGCATTCGGCCGCGAGGTAATCAAATTCCAGAACACCCGCTTCGTGCTTGCGGAGTGCCTCATGGAGACGCGATCGACGCGCACTTTCGTCGATTGGTGTATACAACAGCACCTCGAGGGCCGACTCGACCCGGCGACGGCGTCGATGGCAAAAGCACATGCCACTGAGAAACAGTGCGAGGTCACCGACCGCTGCCTGCAATTGTTTGGGGGCTACGGATACATGCGCGAGTATCCGATCGCCCGGATGTATGCCGGGGCCCGAGTGCAGAAGATCTACGGCGGAACGAACGAAATCATGAAGGAACTGATCGCCAGATCTCTCTAA
- a CDS encoding tRNA adenosine deaminase-associated protein — MNSARTGEDDSSDDDLGGIGVWVVRDESGWQLGRLDDDALGSLDAAAKGIRELRSGGAAFALLDVDDEFFVILRPGPAGHRLLLSDATAAIDYDLAADVLDELNIEVPDLDDDELEQTDPWGEGDWALLEDLGLPSGVLEIIVSETDLFADEHLESIAERMGFAERFEQLLDER, encoded by the coding sequence ATGAACAGTGCGCGCACCGGCGAGGACGATTCCAGCGATGACGACCTGGGCGGCATCGGCGTGTGGGTGGTTCGCGACGAGTCCGGCTGGCAGCTCGGCCGGCTCGACGACGACGCGCTGGGAAGCCTCGACGCAGCGGCGAAGGGGATCCGGGAGCTGCGCTCCGGCGGAGCGGCTTTCGCGCTCCTCGACGTCGACGACGAATTCTTCGTGATCCTGCGGCCGGGCCCCGCCGGGCACCGGCTGCTGCTCTCCGATGCGACCGCGGCGATCGATTATGACCTCGCGGCAGATGTGCTCGACGAGCTCAACATCGAGGTCCCGGACCTCGATGATGACGAACTCGAGCAGACCGATCCGTGGGGCGAAGGCGATTGGGCGCTGCTCGAAGACCTCGGGCTGCCGTCGGGTGTACTCGAGATCATCGTGTCCGAGACGGATCTGTTCGCAGACGAGCACCTCGAGTCGATCGCCGAGCGGATGGGTTTCGCCGAGCGTTTCGAGCAGCTGCTCGACGAGCGCTGA
- a CDS encoding 3-hydroxyacyl-CoA dehydrogenase NAD-binding domain-containing protein: MSEQAVRYEIDAEGIATIWLDDPISSANTMNADYIESMETVISDLENDCGNDKAKGVVIASAKKTFFAGGDLEVLHTLTPDQAGEAFSMVEKVKNQLRRLETCGVPVVAAINGTALGGGLEIALAAHRRIAVNDRNLKLGLPEVSLGLLPGGGGITRLVRMFGIQSALMDWLLQGQQRNPEAALKKWLVDKLVDSPDQLLPAAHAWLKGNAEGPESHLQPWDRDGYKIPGGTPASPELAAILPSFPANLRKQLKGADFPAPRAIMAVAVEGAQVDFDTASRIESRYFAKLVVGHNAKDMTKAFFFDLQSIGSDDLRPASVDKFSAKRVGVLGAGMMGAGIAYACATRGVDVILKDVSAENAEQGKAYTQTLLEKKVSKGRMTEEARDEILARINATEDASSLADCDVIIEAVFENAELKGKVFAEIEEVVGADALLCSNTSTLPITDLASRTKRPADFIGMHFFSPVDKMKLVELIVGEETSPATLAHAIDVVQQIGKLPIVVNDSRGFFTSRVFGTYVLEGAAMVEEGLDPVVVDRAGTKAGFPSGPLTLLDEVTLSLPRHVAEEARKAAESEGTVAPETPGLSVLDKMVDDYGREGRAAGKGFYEYQDGARTRMWPELRTIFAPEVPAQVSAEDIADRFLFAMAIDTARCFENNVITSSAAANIGSIFGIGFPPNRGGAAQFVENYPGGMGEFVKRADVLADTYGERFRPSEWLRERAVAGQGLGS, from the coding sequence ATGAGTGAGCAGGCTGTACGTTACGAGATCGATGCCGAGGGGATTGCGACGATCTGGCTGGATGATCCGATATCGAGTGCGAACACGATGAACGCGGACTACATCGAGTCCATGGAAACGGTAATCTCCGACCTCGAAAACGATTGCGGCAACGACAAGGCGAAGGGTGTAGTCATAGCCAGTGCGAAGAAGACCTTCTTCGCCGGTGGCGACCTGGAAGTGCTCCATACGCTGACACCCGACCAGGCAGGCGAGGCCTTCTCCATGGTCGAAAAAGTCAAGAACCAGCTCAGACGACTCGAGACCTGCGGGGTTCCCGTCGTCGCGGCGATCAATGGGACCGCCCTCGGGGGCGGCCTGGAGATCGCGCTGGCGGCGCACCGACGCATCGCTGTCAACGATCGAAACCTCAAACTCGGGCTGCCCGAGGTGAGTCTCGGGCTCCTTCCTGGCGGCGGTGGAATAACACGGCTTGTCCGCATGTTCGGCATCCAAAGTGCCCTCATGGATTGGTTGCTCCAAGGGCAGCAACGCAACCCGGAGGCGGCCTTGAAAAAGTGGCTCGTCGATAAACTCGTCGATTCCCCGGACCAGCTCCTCCCGGCGGCGCACGCGTGGCTAAAGGGGAATGCCGAGGGGCCCGAGTCCCACCTTCAGCCATGGGACAGGGACGGGTACAAGATCCCGGGAGGAACACCCGCGAGCCCCGAGCTCGCCGCGATCCTCCCGTCCTTCCCAGCGAACCTGCGTAAGCAGCTCAAAGGCGCCGATTTCCCCGCTCCGCGGGCGATTATGGCGGTCGCGGTCGAGGGTGCCCAGGTTGATTTCGACACTGCATCGCGCATCGAGTCGCGCTACTTTGCGAAGCTCGTGGTGGGACACAACGCCAAGGACATGACCAAGGCCTTCTTCTTCGACCTCCAATCGATCGGATCGGACGACCTTCGCCCTGCGAGCGTCGACAAATTCAGCGCCAAGCGCGTCGGCGTTCTCGGCGCGGGAATGATGGGCGCTGGTATCGCGTACGCCTGTGCGACTCGGGGAGTCGACGTCATTCTCAAGGACGTGAGCGCGGAGAACGCCGAGCAGGGTAAAGCGTATACCCAGACGCTTCTCGAAAAGAAAGTCTCGAAAGGACGGATGACGGAGGAAGCGCGCGACGAGATTCTCGCCCGGATCAACGCGACCGAAGATGCGTCTTCCCTCGCGGACTGCGACGTGATTATCGAGGCTGTCTTCGAGAATGCCGAACTCAAGGGGAAGGTGTTCGCGGAGATCGAAGAGGTGGTCGGGGCGGACGCGTTGCTGTGTTCGAACACTTCGACCCTGCCCATCACCGACCTCGCGTCGCGTACGAAGCGCCCGGCCGATTTTATCGGTATGCACTTCTTCTCACCGGTCGACAAGATGAAGCTTGTGGAGCTCATCGTCGGTGAGGAGACCAGCCCCGCCACGCTGGCCCACGCCATTGACGTGGTGCAGCAGATCGGGAAGCTCCCGATCGTCGTCAACGACAGCCGCGGATTCTTTACCAGCCGCGTGTTCGGCACGTACGTTCTCGAAGGCGCCGCGATGGTCGAGGAGGGGCTCGATCCGGTGGTTGTAGACCGTGCCGGTACCAAGGCGGGCTTCCCCAGCGGCCCGCTCACCCTCCTCGATGAGGTCACGCTTTCTCTACCGCGGCACGTCGCGGAGGAGGCCCGGAAGGCTGCTGAGAGTGAAGGTACGGTAGCGCCCGAAACTCCGGGCTTGAGCGTGCTCGACAAAATGGTCGACGATTACGGTCGGGAGGGCCGCGCAGCTGGGAAGGGGTTCTACGAGTACCAGGATGGTGCGCGCACACGCATGTGGCCTGAGCTGCGGACGATCTTTGCGCCGGAGGTCCCCGCACAAGTGTCGGCGGAGGATATCGCGGACCGCTTCCTCTTTGCCATGGCCATCGATACCGCGCGCTGCTTCGAGAACAATGTGATCACTTCGTCGGCTGCGGCAAATATTGGGTCGATCTTCGGCATCGGTTTCCCACCGAACCGGGGCGGTGCCGCCCAGTTCGTCGAGAATTACCCGGGGGGCATGGGTGAGTTCGTCAAACGAGCAGACGTGCTGGCCGATACCTACGGCGAGCGATTCCGGCCCAGCGAATGGCTCCGCGAACGCGCTGTGGCCGGGCAGGGGCTCGGTTCATGA
- a CDS encoding acetyl-CoA C-acetyltransferase encodes MSAIPEAYIFDAVRTPRGRGKKTGSLHEVKPIDLVVGLVDSLQSRNEQLDVGAIDDVVLGVVTPLGDQGMDIAKTAALAAGLPETVAGVQLNRFCASGLESVNQAAARVRSGFENLIIAGGVESMSRCPMGSDGGAWAMDPATADRTSFVPQGIGADLIATRRGWSRSDVDAFAVESHRRAAAAQSDGRLSGSIVPVEDMSGMVILDHDETVRADASTETLAKLKPSFAAIGDMGGFDAVALEKYSEVEAIEHVHHAGNSSGIVDGSALVLVGSEETGKTQGLTPRARIIATAVSGADPTIMLTGPTPAVRKALRIAGLQPSDIDLWEINEAFAAVPMNVMEELGIPHERVNVNGGAIAMGHPLGATGAALVGTLVDELERQDKNYGVVTLCVGGGMGIASVIERV; translated from the coding sequence ATGTCAGCCATCCCGGAGGCGTACATCTTCGACGCCGTCCGTACGCCCCGAGGGCGCGGAAAGAAAACCGGATCGCTTCACGAGGTCAAGCCGATCGATCTCGTCGTGGGTCTCGTCGACTCGTTGCAGTCCCGGAACGAGCAGCTGGATGTGGGAGCCATCGACGACGTGGTCCTGGGCGTCGTAACGCCCCTCGGGGACCAGGGAATGGACATAGCGAAGACTGCGGCACTTGCCGCCGGCCTTCCGGAGACGGTCGCAGGCGTTCAGCTCAATCGCTTCTGTGCTTCGGGTCTCGAATCCGTCAACCAGGCCGCTGCCAGGGTGCGATCGGGCTTCGAGAACCTCATCATCGCTGGCGGCGTCGAGTCGATGTCTCGGTGCCCCATGGGCTCCGATGGGGGCGCATGGGCGATGGACCCGGCCACCGCCGACCGCACCAGCTTCGTGCCGCAGGGCATCGGGGCGGACCTCATCGCGACGAGGCGCGGCTGGTCGCGAAGCGACGTCGACGCGTTCGCTGTGGAGTCGCACCGGCGCGCGGCCGCGGCGCAGTCTGATGGGCGCTTGTCCGGATCGATCGTCCCCGTAGAGGACATGTCGGGGATGGTGATCCTCGACCACGACGAGACGGTCCGAGCCGATGCTTCGACGGAGACGCTGGCGAAGCTCAAGCCGTCGTTCGCTGCCATCGGAGACATGGGCGGCTTCGACGCCGTGGCTTTGGAGAAGTACAGCGAGGTCGAGGCCATCGAACACGTGCACCACGCGGGTAATTCCTCGGGCATCGTCGACGGGTCCGCGCTCGTTCTCGTAGGCAGCGAGGAGACCGGAAAAACTCAAGGTCTGACGCCGAGAGCCCGCATCATCGCAACGGCCGTGAGCGGCGCCGATCCGACGATAATGCTCACGGGCCCGACACCTGCGGTGCGGAAGGCGCTCCGCATCGCCGGTCTCCAGCCCTCGGACATCGACCTGTGGGAAATCAATGAGGCTTTCGCGGCGGTCCCGATGAACGTTATGGAGGAGTTGGGAATCCCGCACGAGCGCGTCAACGTCAACGGCGGTGCGATAGCCATGGGGCATCCGCTCGGCGCGACCGGCGCCGCTCTCGTCGGCACATTGGTTGACGAGCTCGAGCGGCAGGACAAGAACTACGGAGTCGTCACACTGTGCGTCGGCGGCGGCATGGGCATCGCTTCGGTTATCGAGAGGGTCTAG
- a CDS encoding LLM class flavin-dependent oxidoreductase: MRISALDLAPADKQTSYESALSDIVRLAQRAEARGLERVWYAEHHNMAAIASSATSVLIAHVAANTSTIRLGSGGVMLPNHSPLVIAEQFGTLAALHPDRIDVGLGRAPGTDQKTFLALRRDPQASERFPSDVVELQTFLSGGEPIPGVKAAPLAQTPPPLYILGSSLFGATLAAQLGLPYAFASHFAPDQMLHALSAYRENFQPSEQLAEPYAIVGANVVAHEDREVAAEIEHQVLKDRVSMFVKRANSEARDFTDDELELILDSPQGRQITSMMRVRAVGDRDDVRRALDQLQLQTGADEIMLAFHGRTPEERLGALDIAADAAGIGVSVRTR, encoded by the coding sequence ATGCGCATTTCCGCCCTCGACCTCGCCCCCGCAGACAAGCAGACGAGCTACGAGTCCGCCCTGTCCGATATCGTCCGGCTCGCCCAGCGCGCGGAGGCCAGGGGGCTCGAACGGGTCTGGTACGCCGAGCACCACAACATGGCGGCCATCGCGTCCTCGGCGACGTCGGTGCTCATCGCCCATGTCGCCGCGAACACGTCGACCATTCGGCTCGGTTCCGGCGGCGTCATGCTTCCCAACCATTCCCCCTTGGTGATCGCGGAACAGTTCGGCACGTTGGCGGCGCTCCACCCGGACCGCATCGATGTCGGGCTCGGGCGCGCGCCCGGAACCGACCAGAAGACGTTCCTCGCGCTGCGGCGCGATCCGCAGGCCTCCGAGCGTTTCCCCTCCGACGTCGTCGAGCTGCAGACGTTCCTTTCGGGCGGGGAACCGATTCCCGGGGTCAAGGCCGCACCGCTCGCGCAGACCCCGCCGCCGCTGTACATTCTGGGCTCCTCGCTGTTCGGCGCGACGCTGGCTGCGCAGCTCGGCCTGCCGTACGCGTTCGCCTCGCATTTCGCGCCCGACCAGATGCTGCACGCGCTGTCGGCCTACCGGGAGAACTTCCAGCCCTCCGAGCAGCTCGCCGAGCCCTATGCGATCGTCGGCGCGAACGTCGTCGCACACGAGGACCGCGAGGTGGCCGCCGAGATCGAACACCAGGTACTCAAGGACCGCGTGTCGATGTTCGTCAAGCGCGCGAACTCCGAGGCCCGCGATTTCACCGACGACGAGCTCGAGCTGATCCTCGATTCACCGCAGGGTCGCCAGATCACCTCGATGATGCGGGTGCGCGCCGTCGGCGACCGGGACGATGTGCGCCGCGCTCTGGATCAGCTGCAACTGCAGACAGGCGCGGACGAGATCATGCTCGCCTTCCACGGGCGCACCCCGGAAGAGCGGCTCGGGGCGCTCGACATCGCAGCCGACGCGGCAGGAATCGGTGTTTCGGTAAGGACCCGGTAA
- a CDS encoding nucleoside deaminase: MSPSLPEPEIERLDAARMERCIALARETPAGDVPVSAVIYGPDGTELAAATNRREADADPLAHAEILALREAAGRLGDGWRLTECTLVVNLEPCTMCAGAAVAARIGTIVFGAWEPRTGACGSLFDVVRDRRLLWRPQVRGGVLAERASEGLREFFAERR; this comes from the coding sequence ATGAGCCCTTCGCTTCCCGAACCCGAGATCGAACGCCTGGACGCGGCCCGCATGGAGCGCTGCATCGCGCTCGCGCGCGAGACTCCCGCCGGGGATGTTCCGGTGTCCGCCGTCATATATGGGCCCGACGGAACCGAGCTGGCCGCAGCCACGAACCGGCGTGAGGCGGACGCGGATCCGTTGGCTCACGCCGAGATCCTCGCGCTGCGCGAGGCGGCCGGCCGCCTCGGGGACGGTTGGCGGCTCACCGAGTGCACGCTGGTAGTGAACCTCGAGCCGTGCACCATGTGCGCGGGTGCAGCCGTGGCGGCGCGGATCGGGACGATCGTGTTCGGGGCGTGGGAGCCGCGTACGGGCGCGTGCGGATCGCTGTTCGACGTGGTTCGGGACAGGCGCTTGTTGTGGCGGCCGCAGGTGCGCGGCGGGGTGCTGGCCGAGCGCGCGTCCGAGGGGTTGCGGGAATTTTTCGCCGAGCGACGCTAG